A window of Metabacillus sp. B2-18 contains these coding sequences:
- a CDS encoding GNAT family N-acetyltransferase has protein sequence MIYLETSRLQLRDWRETDLDPFIRLNSDEKVMMYFPKPLSSEETITFYKSIISEIKECGFGLYAVEEKVNKEFIGFIGFHRAIFESDFTPCIEIGWRLKKEAWGKGYATEGATACLQYGFTELDFSDIYSFTADVNKQSKNVMRKIGMNFVKAFVHPRVNEKSLLKKHVLYHISQNDISLT, from the coding sequence ATGATATATTTAGAAACATCGAGATTGCAATTACGAGATTGGAGAGAAACAGACTTAGATCCATTTATTCGATTAAATTCGGATGAAAAAGTTATGATGTATTTTCCTAAACCTTTATCTTCTGAAGAAACAATTACATTCTATAAATCAATTATATCCGAGATTAAAGAATGTGGATTTGGACTTTATGCGGTGGAAGAAAAGGTAAATAAAGAGTTTATTGGGTTTATAGGATTTCATAGGGCAATATTCGAGTCTGATTTTACACCGTGTATTGAAATTGGTTGGCGACTTAAAAAAGAGGCATGGGGAAAAGGATATGCTACTGAGGGAGCGACAGCCTGTTTACAATATGGATTTACCGAATTGGATTTTAGTGATATTTATAGCTTTACAGCAGATGTTAATAAGCAATCAAAAAACGTTATGAGAAAAATCGGTATGAACTTTGTAAAAGCTTTTGTTCACCCGAGAGTTAATGAGAAGAGTTTATTAAAAAAACATGTTCTATATCATATAAGTCAAAATGATATAAGTTTGACGTAG